One window of the Periophthalmus magnuspinnatus isolate fPerMag1 chromosome 6, fPerMag1.2.pri, whole genome shotgun sequence genome contains the following:
- the aars1 gene encoding alanine--tRNA ligase, cytoplasmic encodes MDTTLSASQIREKFIDFFKRYEHQYVHSSSTIPLDDPTLLFANAGMNQFKPIFLNTIDPSHPMARLKRAANTQKCIRAGGKHNDLDDVGKDVYHHTFFEMLGSWSFGDYFKQLACKMALELLTQEFGISIDRLYVTYFGGNADAGLEPDLECKQIWIDLGVAEARILPGSMKDNFWEMGDTGPCGPCSEIHYDRIGERDASHLVNMDDPNVLEIWNLVFIQFNRESETLLKPLPKKSIDTGMGLERLVSVLQNKMSNYDTDLFLPYFEAIQKGTGARPYTGKVGAEDEDGIDMAYRVLADHARTITIALSDGGRPDNTGRGYVLRRILRRAVRYSHEKLGAQRGFFASLVDVVVESLGNAFPELRKDPDMVKDIINEEEAQFLKTLSRGRRILDRKIMSLADSKTIPGDTAWLLYDTYGFPLDLTSLIAEEKGMQVDLAAFEEEKKAAQLKSQGKGAGDEDHIMLDIYAIEELRNKNVPATDDSPKYKYTSDEKGDYVFEAASATVLALRRDRAFCDEVTTGQECGVLLDQTSFYAEQGGQTFDEGYMLREHDCTEDRMEFTVKNTQVRGGYVLHIGTVYGTLKVGDHVTLYVDEARRRPIMSNHTATHILNFALRGVLGEADQRGSLVAPDRLRFDFTAKGSLSTGEVRRTEEIASAMIRDAKPVYAMEAPLVQAKAIQGLRAVFDETYPDPVRVVSIGIPVQDLLDDPNSAAGSLTSIEFCGGTHLQNSGHAAPFVIVSEEAIAKGIRRIVAVTGTEAQKAQRKADALHQALAALGKKVKQQSSPNKDIQKEIADMTESIGTAVISQWQKDEMRETLKGLKKIMDDLDRNYKADIQKRVLEKIKEEIEKNPNQELLIMEMEPGASAKALNESLKLLKTNSPQTAAMLFTVDPEAGKVTCLCQVPQETANRGLKASEWVQELCPLLDGKGGGKDMSAQAAGRNTECLQEALQMANNFAKLKLGEN; translated from the exons atggacaCTACTTTGAGTGCATCTCAAATTCGTGAGAAGTTTATTGACTTCTTCAAGCGATATGAACACCAGTATGTCCATTCATCATCCACCATCCCCCTAGATGATCCTACACTGCTTTTTGCCAATGCTGGCATGAATCAA TTCAAGCCTATTTTCCTGAACACCATTGACCCATCTCACCCAATGGCCAGACTGAAGCGTGCAGCTAACACACAGAAGTGTATACGTGCAGGAGGGAAACACAATGATCTGGATGATGTTGGTAAAGATGTGTACCATCATACATTTTTTGAAATGCTTGGGTCCTGGTCATTTGGAGACTACTTTAAG CAACTGGCCTGTAAAATGGCCTTAGAGCTTCTCACACAGGAGTTTGGAATTTCCATTGATCGCCTGTACGTCACATATTTTGGAGGAAACGCTGATGCTGGTCTAGAACCTGACCTGGAATGCAAACAGATTTGGATTGACCTTGG TGTTGCAGAGGCCCGTATATTGCCTGGTAGTATGAAGGATAACTTTTGGGAGATGGGTGATACTGGCCCTTGTGGACCCTGCAGTGAGATCCACTATGACCGCATTGGGGAACGGGACGCCTCTCACCTGGTCAACATGGACGATCCAAATGTTTTGGAGATTTGGAACCTTGTGTTCATCCAGTTCAACAG GGAGTCTGAGACTTTGCTGAAGCCCCTGCCTAAGAAAAGCATTGACACAGGAATGGGCCTTGAGCGCTTGGTGTCTGTCCTGCAGAACAAGATGTCAAACTATGACACTGACCTCTTTCTTCCATACTTTGAAGCTATTCAGAAg GGCACAGGGGCCCGGCCATACACTGGTAAAGTTGGTGCTGAAGATGAAGATGGCATTGATATGGCTTACCGTGTGCTGGCGGATCATGCTCGCACTATTACCATCGCTCTGTCTGATGGAGGTCGGCCTGACAATACAGGAAGAGG gtaTGTGTTAAGGAGGATTTTGCGTCGTGCCGTCCGTTATTCCCATGAGAAGCTTGGAGCTCAGAGAGGCTTTTTTGCCTCACTGGTGGATGTGGTGGTGGAGTCCCTT GGCAATGCATTCCCAGAACTCAGGAAAGATCCAGACATGGTGAAAGACATCATCAATGAAGAGGAGGCACAGTTCCTCAAAACCCTCAGCAGGGGGCGTAGAATCCTCGACCGAAAGATCATGAGTCTTGCTGACAGCAAGACAATTCCTG GTGACACAGCATGGCTGTTGTATGACACATACGGTTTCCCTCTGGATTTGACCTCTCTGAtagcagaggagaaggggatGCAGGTGGACCTCGCTGCAtttgaagaggaaaaaaaggcAGCGCAG CTAAAGTCACAGGGAAAGGGTGCAGGAGACGAGGATCACATCATGCTTGACATTTACGCTATTGAAGAGTTGAGAAACAAGAACGTTCCAGCCACAGACGACTCCCCCAAATACAAGTACACCTCGGATGAAAAGGGCGACTATG TGTTTGAGGCAGCCTCAGCCACAGTTCTGGCCCTGCGCCGTGACCGTGCTTTCTGTGATGAGGTGACCACCGGACAAGAATGTGGGGTGTTGCTGGACCAGACCTCCTTCTATgcagagcagggaggacagACATTTGACGAGGGTTATATGCTTCGCGAACATGACTGTACAGAAGAT CGTATGGAGTTCACAGTTAAGAATACACAAGTTAGAGGAGGCTACGTTCTGCATATCGGTACAGTTTATGGCACACTTAAAGTTGGCGACCATGTCACTCTATATGTAGATGAG gCTCGCCGGAGGCCAATTATGAGCAACCACACTGCAACACACATCCTCAACTTTGCCTTACGAGGGGTTTTGGGTGAAGCGGACCAGAGAGGCTCCCTGGTTGCTCCAGACCGTCTACGCTTTGACTTCACCGCTAAAGGATCTCTGAGCACTGGGGAGGTCCGACGCACTGAAGAGATCGCCTCTGCTATGATCAGGGACGCTAAG CCGGTGTATGCGATGGAGGCTCCTCTGGTACAAGCCAAAGCCATCCAGGGGCTGCGTGCGGTGTTCGATGAGACGTACCCTGATCCTGTGAGAGTGGTGTCCATCGGCATCCCAGTCCAGGACCTGCTAGATGACCCCAATAGTGCTGCTGGTTCCCTCACTTCCATTGAGTTCTGCGGAGGAAC TCATCTGCAGAACTCTGGGCATGCTGCACCGTTTGTTATTGTCTCAGAGGAGGCCATCGCTAAGGGCATCCGCCGCATTGTAGCTGTGACAGGAACAGAGGCCCAGAAG GCCCAGAGGAAAGCTGATGCTCTGCACCAGGCTCTGGCcgctctgggaaagaaggtaaAGCAGCAAAGCTCACCCAACAAGGACATCCAGAAGGAGATCGCTGACATGACAGAG TCCATCGGCACTGCTGTCATCTCACAATGGCAGAAAGATGAGATGAGGGAAACATTAAAAGGCCTAAAAAAGATCATGGATGATTTGGACCGCAACTATAAGGCTGACATCCAGAAAAGAGTCCTGGAGAAGATTAAGGAGGAGATTGAAAAGAACCCCAACCAGGAACTGCTTATCATGGAGATGGAGCCTGGGGCCTCTGCAAAG GCCCTTAATGAGTCACTGAAGCTGCTAAAGACCAACTCTCCTCAAACCGCTGCCATGCTGTTTACGGTTGACCCCGAGGCTGGCAAGGTCACCTGCCTCTGCCAGGTTCCACAG GAGACTGCAAATCGTGGCTTAAAGGCCAGTGAGTGGGTTCAGGAGCTCTGTCCCCTCTTGGATGGGAAAGGCGGTGGGAAGGACATGTCTGCCCAGGCCGCCGGCAGGAATACAGAATGCCTGCAGGAAGCGCTACAGATGGCCAACAATTTTGCAAAGCTTAAACTGGGAGAGAATTGA
- the exosc6 gene encoding exosome complex component MTR3, protein MPTDTKRVRGPELSQSPSVFQRKPQAAERLPLQGTREDGRQRDQVDVRPVFVRCGLVSQAKGSAYMEAGNTKVICCVYGPRETERKDETDMKCGRLTADMRFAPFSCPERGSWIQGSQDKDFSLMVLESLQPAVCLHKYPRSQIEVNVMVLENSGSVLGHAVTCASLALADAGIEMYDLVLGCSMRQDGNSFVVDPTYLEENHGGSAGQDNQGGLTVAFLPSLNQISGLQSDGEMTEQTLTAGVRTCIEGCYKLYPVIQQALTKAVRQAAPPPPES, encoded by the exons ATGCCTACAGATACGAAACGTGTGAGAGGCCCAGAGCTTTCCCAGAGCCCGTCTGTGTTTCAGCGCAAACCTCAAGCCGCTGAGAGGCTCCCCTTACAAGGGACAAGAGAGGACGGCCGTCAGCGGGACCAGGTTGACGTTCGGCCTGTCTTTGTCCGCTGTGGGCTGGTCAGTCAAGCCAAAGGCTCCGCGTACATGGAGGCTGGAAATACTAAGGTGATATGCTGCGTTTATGGCCCAAGAGAGACAGAGCGCAAAGATGAAACTGATATGAAATGTGGAAG GTTGACAGCAGACATGCGCTTTGCTCCGTTCTCCTGTCCTGAAAGGGGCTCGTGGATCCAGGGCAGTCAGGACAAGGACTTCTCTTTGATGGTTCTTGAGAGTCTACAGCCCGCTGTGTGCCTTCACAAGTATCCCCGCTCACAGATCGAGGTTAATGTAATGGTTCTGGAGAACAGTGGGTCAGTTTTGGGGCATGCTGTCACGTGTGCATCTCTGGCTCTCGCAGATGCAGGGATTGAGATGTACGACCTTGTTCTTGGTTGTTCTATGCGTCAGGATGGGAATTCTTTCGTGGTGGACCCTACATATTTGGAGGAAAATCATGGTGGTTCAGCAGGTCAGGATAATCAAGGTGGCCTCACTGTTGCCTTCCTCCCCAGCCTGAATCAGATCTCTGGACTGCAGTCTGACGGAGAAATGACTGAACAGACTTTGACAGCTGGGGTTCGCACCTGCATTGAGGGATGCTATAAATTGTATCCTGTTATCCAGCAAGCTCTGACCAAAGCAGTGCGCCAGGCTGCTCCACCACCTCCTGAGAGCTGA